The DNA region GTTACTTCTTGGGGCCATAATGATCAGGTCAACTCCCAACTCTCTATCAATATCTTTCAGTCCATCTACAATACCACCGTTGTAGGTAGCTATTTTTATTTCAATAGATTTTGTATCTACTTTTTCTATGACTTCCTTTACACGTTCTTTGCTACTCTCGGCTACTTTTTGTGGAACATTGGCCAAGGTAGCTCCTGCAGAAATATTGTAAACTTCCATAACATAGATTTCGGAAGAAAATTGAGAGGCAAAATCTACCGCATATTGTAAAGTTTGGTGTGCATCGGGAGATGTCCCAATAGGTACTAATATATGTTTCATATATCTTTGAATTTATCTTTTAAATTTACAATTAAATTAAACTAATCAAAAATGATCAGGCCGGCAAAATTAACTGATATCCCTCAAATACTCACGGTTACCAAGGCTTGTGCTACGGCAATGATACAGCAGGGTATTTACCAATGGAATGAAAATTACCCGTCAAAACAAGCATTTGAAACTGATATTGAACGAGGGGAGTTGTACATTTTGCAGGAAGATAATCAAATTATTGGCAGTATAGTACTCTCTACTTTAATGGATGAAGAATATGTGCCCATAAAATGGTTAACGCCCACAGGTAAGAACATTTATATACATCGGGTGGCGGTTCATCCGGATTATCAAGGTAAAGGCTACGCCCAAAAAATGATGGCTTTTGCAGAGAATTATGCCAGAGAAAACAGGTTTGAGTCTATTCGTTTGGATACCTTCAGCCAAAACAAACGCAACCAAAGGTTTTATGAAGCCAGAGGGTTTCAGCGTTTGGGAGATATTTTCTTTCCAAAACAGAGTGAATATCCCTTTCATTGTTATGAATTAGTGTTGTAATTTCGCCCTCTTGAAGGCGGAAATCAATTTTAAGTCCATTAATAAGTTAGCTATACCAGCAACGGTTGCGGGTATTGCGGAACCGCTATTGTCCATTACCGATACCGCTATTGTGGGTAATATTCCCGTAGACGGATTGGAATCGCTGGCTGCAGCGGGAATCGTCGGTTCTTTTCTATCAATGTTGATATGGATATTAGGTCAGACGCGCAGCGCTATATCAGCTATAATCTCACAATATTTGGGTGCAGGTCGCATAGAGGAAGTGAAAACCTTGCCAGCACAAGCTATATTCCTGAATATCGGGCTGAGTATTCTAGTTCTGCTGTCTACTATTTTTATAGTAGAAGATATTTTTAAACTTCTAAACGCCACGGGAAAGATTCTCCAGTATTGTGTTTCGTATTATTCTATTCGTGTGTGGGGCTTTCCGTTAACCCTTTTTGTATTTGCTGTAATGGGTATTTTTCGTGGTTTGCAGAATACGTATTACCCTATGTTGATTGCTATTGTTGGGGCCGTTCTTAATGTGGTGTTGGACTTTATTTTTGTGTACGGAATAGAAGGTGTTCTTGAGCCTATGTATTTAGAAGGTGCCGCATGGGCAAGCCTTTTGGCACAGGGTGTTATGGCTATTATTGCTTTTGTATTGTTGATTACAAAGACTAATATAAACCTACGCTTACAATTACCCGTTCATAATGAATTGGGTAGATTGGTCATTATGAGCCTGAATCTTTTTGTACGGGCATTGGCTCTAAATACTGCTTTGATCTTGGCGGTTCGCGAAGCTACTGAACTGGGGCCAAAATATATTGGAGCACACACCATAGCGGTCAATATCTGGTTGTTTTCCGCCTTTTTTATTGATGGATATGCCGCTGCGGGAAATATTATGGGCGGTAGGCTTCTGGGCGCTAAAGATTATGATGGCTTATGGTTACTTGCCAAGAAAATATTGAAGTACGGACTTCTAGTAAGTGTGGCATTGGTTGCCGCAGGATTTCTGTTCTATAAACCGATCGGACTTATTTTTTCAAAGGAAACGGTGGTGCTTCATGCTTTTTATGCCGTGTTTTTTATTGTGATTTTAGGGTTGCCCATGAATACCGTTGCTTTTATTTTTGATGGAATTTTTAAAGGGATGGGAGAAATGAAATACCTAAGAAATACCCTTTTGGCAGCTACCTTCTTGGGTTTTGTTCCTGTTCTTTTCTTTGGAATATATATGAATTGGGGTCTTTACGGAATTTGGATAGCTTTCACCGTTTGGATGGCCATTCGTGGCGGTGCCCTGGTCGTTAAGTTTATAAGAAAGTTTCGGCCGCTCTTGAAAAACCCCTAATTTTAAAAGTACATTTGCTCAACTTTTAAACTTGAATTTATGGGAACCAATCGTGAAAACGGAAGTCTTTATACTAAAATAGATAATAAAGTAGCCACAATTGAATTTGGCCATCCGGCAAGTAATTCTTTTGTTGCCGAACTGTTAGATCGCTTAACTGCCGAGTTCGATAAGCTTTCGGAAAATGATGCTATTTCTGTAATTGTCCTTAGGTCTGAAGGTGACCGAGCTTTTTGTGCTGGCGCATCTT from Zobellia alginiliquefaciens includes:
- a CDS encoding GNAT family N-acetyltransferase, which codes for MIRPAKLTDIPQILTVTKACATAMIQQGIYQWNENYPSKQAFETDIERGELYILQEDNQIIGSIVLSTLMDEEYVPIKWLTPTGKNIYIHRVAVHPDYQGKGYAQKMMAFAENYARENRFESIRLDTFSQNKRNQRFYEARGFQRLGDIFFPKQSEYPFHCYELVL
- a CDS encoding MATE family efflux transporter gives rise to the protein MKAEINFKSINKLAIPATVAGIAEPLLSITDTAIVGNIPVDGLESLAAAGIVGSFLSMLIWILGQTRSAISAIISQYLGAGRIEEVKTLPAQAIFLNIGLSILVLLSTIFIVEDIFKLLNATGKILQYCVSYYSIRVWGFPLTLFVFAVMGIFRGLQNTYYPMLIAIVGAVLNVVLDFIFVYGIEGVLEPMYLEGAAWASLLAQGVMAIIAFVLLITKTNINLRLQLPVHNELGRLVIMSLNLFVRALALNTALILAVREATELGPKYIGAHTIAVNIWLFSAFFIDGYAAAGNIMGGRLLGAKDYDGLWLLAKKILKYGLLVSVALVAAGFLFYKPIGLIFSKETVVLHAFYAVFFIVILGLPMNTVAFIFDGIFKGMGEMKYLRNTLLAATFLGFVPVLFFGIYMNWGLYGIWIAFTVWMAIRGGALVVKFIRKFRPLLKNP